The Vulcanimicrobium alpinum sequence CGCGCGCACGGCAGATGCCGTCCGCATCGCGGCTGCGGCGGCTCAGCCGGAGCCGGTGAAGGGGGACGTCTGACGAAGTGAGGGCGTCATGATCCGCGTCCTCGATGCCGAGACGATCGGCCAGATCGCCGCCGGAGAGGTGATCGAGCGACCCGTCTCGGTCGTGAAAGAGCTCGTCGAAAACGCCCTGGACGCCGACGCGACGCGCATAGCGGTGCGCGCTCGGGGCGGCGGCCTCGTCGAGATCGAGGTTGCCGACGATGGGATCGGCATCGCGCCGGATCAGGTCGCGCTCGCGTTGCGCCGCCACGCGACCTCGAAGCTCGACGACGCCGCTGCACTCACGCGCATCGATACGCTCGGCTTTCGCGGCGAAGGGCTGGCGTCGATCGCCGCGGTCGCGCGCGTTACGCTGATCTCGCGGACCGTGCACGCCGACGTCGCGACGGCGGTCGACGCCTTCGGTGAGGAGATCGGCGAAGCGCGGCCGCTCGCCGGGCCGCTAGGGACGCGCGTCGTCGTGCGCGATCTGTTCGCGAACGTCCCGGTGCGGCGCGAGTATCTGAGGTCGTCCGGGGCCGAGTTCGGGCGGATTGCCTCGTGGCTCGCGACGCTCGCGCTGGCGTATCCGCACGTCGGCTTCTCGCTCGAGCACGACGGGAAAACGGCGTTCACGTTCGCGCCGGGCGACGACATGGCGGCGCGCCTGCGCCACGTCTTCGGGATGCAGTCGTCGACGATGGTGCCGGTGCGTTCGCACGAACGTCACGCGGCCGTCAGCGGCTGGGTGAGTTCGCCGGGCGACGATCGTCCCGACCGGCGCAATCAAATCCTGTTCGTGAACGGTCGGCTGCTGCGCAGTACGCTGGTAAGCGGCGCGTGGTCGGCGGCGTACCGCACCTTCGCGATGGTCGGCCGCCATCCGTACGGCGTGCTCTACCTGCAGGTCCCGCCGAACGAACTCGATCCCAATGTCCACCCGACGAAGAGCGACGTGCGGCTGCGTCACGGCGATCGCGTCGTCGGTGCCGTCAAGGACGCGATCGTCACCGCGCTGCGGCGCGGCGCCGTCGAACGCCTCGAGCGCTCGATCTCGTTCGCGCCGTCGGCGCACGCCCTCGGCGGGGCGACGGCAACGGCGGCGTGGGCCGAGTCGTTTCTTCCCGACGGCGACGCCGATGCCGGCGGATCCGCGCTGCGGGTGCTCGCGCAGGTGGACCGCACCTTCATCCTCGCCACCGACGGCGACGCGGTCGTGCTGATCGACCAGCACGCGGCGCACGAACGCATCGTGTTCGAGCAGCTCGCCGCGAATGCGCGCGCGCACGCCGCCGCCGAACCGCTGCTGATCCCGTACACGTTCGAAGTCCGTCCCGACGAGGCGGACAAGCTCGATGCGTCGCTCGACGCGCTCGCTGCGGGAGGCCTGCAGATCGAACACTTCGGCGAGCGCGCCTACCGCGTCGTCGCCACGCCGGCGCGGATGGTGCACGCGGGGCGCACGAGGCCGTTTGATGTCGCCGATTTCGTCACGTGCTTGAGCGACGACGTGCGCGGCCTCGACGCCGAACAGCGCGTGTGGGCGTCGCTGGCGTGCCACTCGGTCGTGGTCGCCGGCGAGCAGCTCGCCTATCCCGAGATGACGGCGCTGGTCGAACGGCTCGTGCGCTGCGAGAACCCGATGAACTGCCCGCACGGCCGGCCGACGATCGTGCGGCTAGAACCGGAGCAGATCGCGCGTCTCTTCAAACGCGTGTGACGGGCGGCGTCCTGATCCTGACCGGACCGACCGCGTCGGGGAAGAGCGCCTTCGGCATCGCGGTCGCGGAGCGGTTCGGCGCGGAGATCGTCGGCGCCGACTCGCGGCAGATCTACCGCGGGATGACGATCGGGACCGCCGCGCCCGGCGAGGCGGAACGCGCGCGCGTGCCGCATCATCTGATCGGCATTCTCGAGCCGCACGAGCGATACTCGGCGGCGCGGTTCGCGCGCGACGCGCTGGCCGCGATCGACGCGATTCACGCGCGCGGGCGGAACGCGCTGGTCGTCGGCGGCACGGGCTTCTACATTCGCGCGCTGGCGGGCGACGTCGCGCTCTCGCCGACCCATGACGCGACGTTGCGCGAGCGGCTCGTGCACGAAGTGCGCGTGCATCCGGCGGACGTGCTGCACGGCTGGCTCTCGGCGCTCGATCCCGTGCGCGCGGCGGCGATCGTCCCGAACGACCGGTATCGAATCGTGCGCGCGCTCGAGGTCGCGCTCGCGCGACGCGCCGGAAGCGGCGATGCGCCGCGGCCTGCCGGCGATACCGGCACCCGCGCCGCACCGGATTCCGCCGAGAGTCTGCGCTCGCGCGGGATCGCGTATCGCAAGGTCGCGCTCGTCCCCGAACCCGCAGCGTTGCTTCCGCGCATCGAACGGCGCGTCGACGCCATGCTCGCGGCCGGATTGCTCGCGGAAGCCGAGCGGATCGGCGGCGACGCGGTCGCGGCCGACGCGGTCGGCTATCGCGAAGCTCTCGCCTACCTCCGCGGATGGTCGACGGCAGCGGAGCTGCGCGCGCATCTGATTCGCAACACGCGCCGGTACGCGAAGCGGCAGGCGACGTGGCTGCGCACCGAACCGGATCTCGCGCTGCTCGACGCGGCCGATCCGTTCGCCTTTGCGTGCCGCGCCGCACGCGCGCTCGGCTGGACGGATCGCGACGCCGACTGACGAGCGGGAGAGCCTCGGCGGGTTCCGGAAGGCAACCGTACTATGGCGATTCCCCGGCCCGGCGCGCTTCAAGATACCTACCTCGCCGAGGTGAAGCGGCAGGCCGTC is a genomic window containing:
- the mutL gene encoding DNA mismatch repair endonuclease MutL: MIRVLDAETIGQIAAGEVIERPVSVVKELVENALDADATRIAVRARGGGLVEIEVADDGIGIAPDQVALALRRHATSKLDDAAALTRIDTLGFRGEGLASIAAVARVTLISRTVHADVATAVDAFGEEIGEARPLAGPLGTRVVVRDLFANVPVRREYLRSSGAEFGRIASWLATLALAYPHVGFSLEHDGKTAFTFAPGDDMAARLRHVFGMQSSTMVPVRSHERHAAVSGWVSSPGDDRPDRRNQILFVNGRLLRSTLVSGAWSAAYRTFAMVGRHPYGVLYLQVPPNELDPNVHPTKSDVRLRHGDRVVGAVKDAIVTALRRGAVERLERSISFAPSAHALGGATATAAWAESFLPDGDADAGGSALRVLAQVDRTFILATDGDAVVLIDQHAAHERIVFEQLAANARAHAAAEPLLIPYTFEVRPDEADKLDASLDALAAGGLQIEHFGERAYRVVATPARMVHAGRTRPFDVADFVTCLSDDVRGLDAEQRVWASLACHSVVVAGEQLAYPEMTALVERLVRCENPMNCPHGRPTIVRLEPEQIARLFKRV
- the miaA gene encoding tRNA (adenosine(37)-N6)-dimethylallyltransferase MiaA yields the protein MTGGVLILTGPTASGKSAFGIAVAERFGAEIVGADSRQIYRGMTIGTAAPGEAERARVPHHLIGILEPHERYSAARFARDALAAIDAIHARGRNALVVGGTGFYIRALAGDVALSPTHDATLRERLVHEVRVHPADVLHGWLSALDPVRAAAIVPNDRYRIVRALEVALARRAGSGDAPRPAGDTGTRAAPDSAESLRSRGIAYRKVALVPEPAALLPRIERRVDAMLAAGLLAEAERIGGDAVAADAVGYREALAYLRGWSTAAELRAHLIRNTRRYAKRQATWLRTEPDLALLDAADPFAFACRAARALGWTDRDAD